In Woeseia oceani, one DNA window encodes the following:
- a CDS encoding phosphoribosyltransferase has product MEKTVLTAEQLLQDSFRLGVKILESGFEPTLIIAVWRGGTPVGMAVQEIMSYCGVHSDHIAIRTSSYSGVDERSTVAVHGLDYIIDKICHDDRVLIVDDVFDTGNTFKAVINEIRLRARANNPEDVRMAVPWYKPSRNETDLVPDYYLYETSEWLVFPHELDALTPDEMKAIKPELHEIVFGAGAPVA; this is encoded by the coding sequence ATGGAAAAGACCGTACTCACTGCCGAGCAGCTACTGCAGGATTCGTTCCGGCTTGGTGTCAAGATTCTGGAGAGCGGTTTTGAGCCGACCCTGATCATTGCCGTCTGGCGTGGCGGAACGCCGGTTGGAATGGCCGTTCAGGAAATCATGTCCTATTGCGGCGTGCATTCCGATCACATCGCCATTCGAACATCGTCCTACAGCGGTGTTGACGAGCGCAGCACTGTCGCCGTGCACGGTCTGGATTACATCATCGACAAGATTTGCCACGACGACCGGGTTCTGATCGTTGACGATGTCTTCGATACCGGCAACACGTTCAAAGCAGTTATCAACGAGATCCGGCTGCGGGCCAGGGCCAATAACCCGGAGGATGTGCGCATGGCTGTGCCGTGGTACAAGCCGAGCCGCAATGAAACTGATCTCGTGCCGGACTATTACCTTTACGAGACCAGCGAATGGCTCGTGTTTCCCCATGAGTTGGATGCGTTGACGCCCGACGAAATGAAAGCCATCAAGCCTGAACTGCACGAAATTGTGTTCGGCGCTGGTGCGCCGGTAGCCTGA
- a CDS encoding phosphoribosyltransferase, with translation MHKTFVAADDLLLDSFRLARKIAEAGFRPDFLVGLWRGGSAVGIAVQEGLEHFGIATDHIAIRTSYAGQASYTQMVNKADSIRVHGLQYLLEHTGAEHSMLIVDDVYGTGKSVQAVINELTRKTRRNLPQDIRTAAVWYRPGERTVRPPDYYLHETQDWLVLPYELSGLTVDELKAHKPELQPVIERLRELAPGGGNG, from the coding sequence ATGCATAAAACTTTCGTTGCCGCCGACGACCTGCTGCTTGACTCATTCCGCCTTGCCCGCAAGATCGCAGAAGCCGGATTTCGACCTGATTTTCTTGTCGGACTGTGGCGGGGCGGCAGCGCGGTAGGTATCGCGGTGCAGGAAGGTCTCGAGCATTTCGGCATTGCGACGGATCACATTGCGATCCGCACATCCTATGCTGGCCAGGCCAGTTACACGCAAATGGTCAATAAGGCGGATTCAATACGCGTCCACGGCCTGCAGTATTTGCTCGAACACACGGGCGCTGAACATTCAATGCTGATCGTGGATGACGTCTATGGCACCGGCAAGAGTGTCCAGGCCGTCATCAATGAACTGACCCGAAAAACCCGCCGCAATCTGCCGCAGGACATCCGTACAGCCGCAGTCTGGTACCGGCCCGGTGAGCGCACCGTGCGGCCGCCGGATTACTACCTGCACGAAACCCAGGACTGGCTGGTTCTGCCGTACGAATTGTCCGGGCTCACTGTCGACGAGTTAAAGGCGCACAAGCCGGAACTGCAACCCGTGATTGAGCGCCTTCGCGAACTGGCACCGGGCGGTGGCAACGGCTGA
- a CDS encoding LOG family protein produces MKAICVYCGSSPGIRDDYTLAAKSLAVALTERDLALVYGGASKGIMGVLADAVLERGGRVIGVIPQALRDKEIAHPTLSELHVVASMHERKALMAELADGFIALPGGFGTLEEIIETVTWAQLGFHSKPCGLLNIAGYYEPLLAFIASSVREGFVRDEHQTMLMVEEQADSLLENFASYQPVLRDKWQR; encoded by the coding sequence ATGAAAGCGATTTGCGTTTACTGTGGATCATCGCCCGGCATTCGCGACGACTATACCCTTGCCGCCAAATCACTCGCGGTTGCGCTGACAGAGCGCGATCTCGCGCTGGTCTACGGCGGTGCATCGAAGGGCATCATGGGGGTGCTGGCCGATGCGGTTCTCGAACGGGGAGGGCGCGTCATCGGAGTGATCCCACAGGCGTTGCGCGATAAAGAAATCGCGCACCCGACCCTGAGCGAGTTGCACGTGGTGGCGTCAATGCACGAACGCAAGGCGTTGATGGCCGAACTTGCCGATGGCTTCATCGCATTGCCGGGCGGCTTCGGAACGCTGGAAGAAATTATAGAAACCGTCACCTGGGCACAGCTCGGATTTCACAGCAAGCCGTGCGGACTGCTGAACATTGCCGGCTATTACGAGCCACTACTCGCGTTTATTGCTAGCTCGGTCCGGGAAGGCTTCGTCCGCGACGAGCACCAAACCATGTTGATGGTGGAAGAACAAGCGGATTCATTGCTGGAGAACTTCGCCAGCTACCAGCCTGTGCTGCGGGACAAGTGGCAACGATGA
- the guaD gene encoding guanine deaminase, with translation MSRRRKLAAYRASILHCLQDPGSVGRDAVEYFDDGILLVADGKVQEVGPAAAVLHKMPADAPINDYRGKLIVPGFIDCHVHFPQIDMIASYGEQLLEWLERYAYPAERRFVDEAYAEDTADYFIRQLLKNGTTTALVFATLHPQSVNAVFAAAEKRNMRLLSGKTLMDYGCPEDLRDDTQGGIEASRELIERWHGQGRLGYAITPRFAVTSTAEQLAAAGRLAAEFPDTHVHTHLAENAAEVAAVEKRFAGNRSYLDVYHAHGLLRERAVFAHCLHLHEEDRAVMAKHGGSMAFCPTSNLFLGSGLFDLAAAQRHNIRVGAGSDVGGGTSLNMLRTLAEGYKVLQLQGQSLSPYHALYLATLGASRALYLNDRIGNFVAGREADFVVLDDGATELTARRREHATNIEERLFALLTLADDRAIAATYVYGEPVYAKIS, from the coding sequence ATGAGTCGCAGGCGCAAACTCGCGGCCTACCGCGCGTCAATATTGCATTGTTTGCAAGACCCCGGTTCGGTTGGCCGGGATGCCGTGGAATACTTCGACGACGGCATCCTGCTGGTGGCCGACGGCAAGGTGCAGGAAGTGGGGCCGGCAGCCGCTGTTCTGCACAAGATGCCGGCCGATGCGCCGATTAATGACTACCGTGGCAAGCTGATAGTGCCGGGTTTCATCGACTGCCACGTGCACTTTCCGCAGATCGACATGATTGCTTCCTACGGCGAGCAGTTGCTGGAATGGCTGGAGCGTTATGCCTACCCGGCCGAGCGGCGCTTTGTGGACGAAGCCTACGCTGAAGACACGGCCGACTATTTCATCCGGCAGCTGTTGAAAAACGGCACCACGACCGCTTTGGTCTTTGCCACACTGCACCCGCAGTCGGTCAACGCGGTATTTGCAGCAGCCGAGAAGCGCAACATGCGCCTGTTGTCCGGCAAGACCCTGATGGACTATGGCTGTCCTGAAGACTTGCGCGACGATACGCAAGGCGGGATCGAGGCCAGCCGTGAACTGATCGAGCGCTGGCACGGACAGGGCCGCCTCGGCTACGCGATCACGCCACGCTTCGCGGTTACTTCAACAGCAGAGCAACTGGCGGCCGCGGGCCGGCTTGCGGCGGAATTTCCGGATACCCACGTGCATACCCACCTCGCCGAGAATGCGGCGGAAGTGGCGGCGGTCGAAAAGCGCTTTGCCGGCAATCGCAGTTACCTCGACGTTTACCACGCGCATGGCTTGTTGCGGGAACGGGCTGTATTCGCGCACTGTCTGCATCTGCACGAAGAAGACCGGGCCGTGATGGCGAAGCACGGTGGCTCGATGGCCTTTTGCCCGACGTCCAATCTGTTTCTCGGCAGTGGCCTGTTTGATCTCGCGGCCGCGCAGCGACACAACATCCGGGTAGGGGCGGGCAGCGATGTCGGTGGCGGCACCAGTCTCAACATGCTGCGTACGCTGGCGGAGGGTTACAAGGTATTGCAACTGCAGGGCCAGTCCTTGTCGCCATACCACGCTTTGTACCTCGCAACACTCGGGGCATCGCGCGCCTTGTACCTCAATGATCGTATCGGCAACTTTGTCGCAGGCCGCGAGGCGGATTTCGTGGTGCTGGATGACGGCGCTACGGAGTTGACGGCCCGGCGCCGCGAGCATGCGACGAACATTGAAGAGCGTCTGTTCGCCTTGTTAACGTTGGCCGATGATCGTGCAATCGCCGCAACCTACGTGTACGGCGAGCCGGTGTACGCGAAAATCAGTTAG
- the alc gene encoding allantoicase produces MSKNPFHQWLPLEHPRLGTRVVYANDEFFAAKERLIEPAPPVFIPDKYDDHGKWMDGWETRRKRGPGHDFCVIRLGIPGVIRGVDIDTSHFTGNYPPAASLDACVSTDDVPDDSVKWVPLLPQTPLQGDAHHWHAIDNDNACTHLRLNIFPDGGIARLRIFGEVQPDWTQVADDEVVDLLAVERGGRALAASDEHFGSMHNLNVAGRGINMGDGWETARRRGPGNDWCVLALGHKGIIERVEVDTAHFKGNYPDRVLLQAANVDEASVNVVDLPEVSKSWPSLLAESKLHADRQHFFESELADIGPVSHVRMSIFPDGGVSRLRVYGRIARS; encoded by the coding sequence TTGAGCAAGAACCCGTTTCACCAGTGGTTGCCACTGGAACATCCGCGTTTGGGTACGCGCGTGGTCTATGCCAATGATGAGTTTTTTGCCGCCAAGGAACGGTTGATCGAGCCTGCGCCGCCGGTTTTCATTCCGGACAAGTACGATGACCACGGCAAGTGGATGGACGGTTGGGAAACACGTCGCAAGCGCGGCCCGGGACACGACTTCTGTGTCATCAGGCTGGGCATCCCTGGCGTTATTCGTGGCGTGGACATCGACACCAGTCACTTCACCGGCAATTATCCGCCGGCCGCGTCGCTCGACGCCTGCGTTTCGACAGATGATGTGCCGGATGACAGTGTCAAATGGGTTCCGCTGCTGCCACAAACACCGTTGCAGGGCGACGCGCATCACTGGCATGCAATCGACAATGACAACGCCTGCACCCACCTGCGCCTTAACATCTTTCCGGACGGCGGTATCGCCCGACTGCGTATTTTTGGTGAGGTGCAACCCGACTGGACACAAGTGGCCGACGACGAAGTAGTTGATCTTCTTGCGGTCGAGCGCGGCGGCCGGGCGCTCGCGGCCAGCGACGAGCATTTTGGTTCCATGCACAATCTGAACGTGGCGGGCAGGGGCATCAACATGGGCGATGGCTGGGAGACCGCCCGCCGCCGCGGCCCCGGCAACGACTGGTGTGTGCTGGCGCTGGGTCACAAAGGCATCATCGAGCGGGTTGAAGTCGATACCGCGCACTTCAAAGGCAACTACCCGGACCGTGTGCTGTTGCAAGCGGCAAACGTGGACGAGGCCAGTGTCAACGTGGTCGACCTCCCTGAAGTCAGCAAGTCCTGGCCGAGCCTGTTGGCAGAAAGCAAGCTGCATGCTGATCGACAGCATTTCTTTGAATCCGAACTGGCTGACATTGGTCCGGTCAGTCACGTACGAATGTCCATATTCCCGGACGGCGGTGTGAGTCGCCTGCGGGTCTACGGGCGCATTGCCAGGAGCTGA
- a CDS encoding YkvA family protein yields the protein MPLDITFTLSDQDLEHFQAIVDKAKAAMESDNNAQQIEDAARKLIDEARSSDLPEFISDRLTKLQVVINMLGDTEWQLSADDRKRVLGALVYFCNPEDIIPDSIPGLGFLDDAIYVEIVLKELKNEISSYEEFCSFRIAEENRRRAKNEDPHVNREEWLADKRAALHARMRKRRRNSAMSIRW from the coding sequence ATGCCTCTCGACATTACATTTACCCTGAGCGACCAGGATCTCGAGCATTTTCAGGCGATCGTGGACAAGGCCAAAGCGGCCATGGAAAGCGACAACAATGCGCAACAGATCGAAGATGCCGCCAGAAAACTGATCGACGAGGCCCGCTCCTCTGATCTTCCCGAATTCATTTCCGACCGCCTCACCAAACTGCAGGTCGTCATCAACATGCTCGGCGACACTGAATGGCAACTGAGCGCAGACGATCGCAAGCGCGTGCTGGGCGCACTGGTCTATTTCTGCAATCCGGAAGACATCATTCCTGATTCAATACCCGGACTCGGCTTTCTGGACGATGCCATTTACGTCGAGATCGTACTGAAGGAATTGAAGAACGAAATCAGCTCCTACGAAGAATTCTGCAGCTTCCGTATTGCCGAAGAGAATCGCCGCCGCGCCAAGAACGAAGATCCACACGTCAATCGCGAAGAGTGGCTGGCCGACAAGCGCGCTGCGTTGCACGCGCGGATGCGCAAACGCCGTCGTAACAGCGCGATGAGCATACGCTGGTAA
- a CDS encoding ureidoglycolate lyase, producing the protein MADRILEPLPLTAERFAPYGDVIGATASERSSMNEARFERFDDLARLDIDESGDGHVAVSIVRSRTATALPYRFDMIERHPLGSQAFIPLSGFRFIVVVAKAGESVNAADLQAFVTNGSQGINYHRSIWHMPLIALAENQDFLLIDRAGSTHNCEQLVLSDAVVLQAP; encoded by the coding sequence ATGGCTGATCGAATACTGGAACCGTTACCGTTAACGGCCGAGCGCTTTGCGCCGTACGGCGATGTGATCGGCGCCACGGCCAGCGAACGCTCGTCAATGAACGAAGCGCGCTTTGAACGTTTCGATGACCTGGCCCGACTCGATATTGACGAAAGTGGCGACGGCCATGTGGCTGTCAGTATCGTCCGCTCGCGGACGGCCACGGCATTGCCCTATCGTTTCGACATGATCGAGCGTCATCCCTTGGGCAGCCAGGCATTTATCCCGCTCAGCGGCTTTCGTTTCATCGTCGTTGTCGCCAAAGCGGGTGAGTCAGTTAATGCGGCGGATTTGCAGGCCTTTGTGACCAATGGCTCGCAGGGCATCAACTATCACCGCAGTATCTGGCACATGCCATTGATCGCGCTGGCAGAGAACCAGGACTTTCTGCTCATCGACCGCGCCGGCAGCACGCACAATTGCGAACAGCTGGTTCTGAGCGACGCCGTGGTTCTGCAGGCACCATGA
- the uraD gene encoding 2-oxo-4-hydroxy-4-carboxy-5-ureidoimidazoline decarboxylase, whose product MSAAEKAAFVARYGGIYEHSSWVAERAWELLGGSGNAAEIAATLAHCVDVATDAEKRRLICAHPDLAGRAAVRGELTAESSGEQASAGIDQCTAEEFARFQKLNDRYKEKFGFPFVMAVRGSNRHAILAAFEERLQNDAEAEFARALSEIHKIARLRLAVQLAQKETEA is encoded by the coding sequence ATGAGCGCCGCTGAGAAAGCCGCATTCGTTGCACGCTATGGCGGTATTTACGAGCACTCGAGCTGGGTTGCCGAGCGAGCCTGGGAGCTGCTCGGCGGTTCAGGCAATGCTGCGGAAATAGCCGCGACGCTGGCGCACTGCGTGGACGTCGCGACTGATGCCGAGAAACGGCGACTTATTTGCGCGCATCCGGATCTGGCCGGGCGTGCGGCCGTACGCGGCGAACTGACGGCAGAATCCAGCGGCGAGCAGGCGAGCGCCGGTATCGATCAATGCACAGCCGAAGAGTTTGCGCGTTTTCAGAAGCTGAATGACCGCTACAAGGAAAAGTTCGGGTTTCCTTTCGTAATGGCGGTGCGCGGCAGCAACCGACACGCTATTCTTGCCGCGTTCGAGGAGCGACTGCAGAACGATGCAGAAGCAGAGTTCGCCCGTGCACTCAGTGAAATACACAAGATCGCGCGCTTGCGGCTGGCGGTACAACTTGCGCAAAAGGAAACAGAGGCTTGA
- the puuE gene encoding allantoinase PuuE: MTDHYPRDLCGYANLPPDADWPHGARLALQFVINYEEGAENCVLHGDKASEAFLSEIVGAPAIEGMRHLNMESLYEYGARAGFWRLHRVFTERNLPVTVFGVAMALARNPHVVDAMWAANWEIASHGYRWIDYQHVDIDTERAHLQQAIGIHQNVTGERPTGWYLGRCSPNSHRLVAEEGGFLYNADTYADDLPYWDYQFDTPQLMVPYTLDANDMRFGTAQGFNSGQQFYDYLKDSFDTLYAEGADKPKMMSVGLHCRLAGRPGRTAALVRFLDYVAKHADVWVCRRIDIAEHWRSKHPPTNGPRS; this comes from the coding sequence ATGACTGATCATTACCCACGCGATCTATGCGGCTATGCCAATCTGCCGCCCGATGCCGACTGGCCGCATGGCGCGCGCCTCGCGCTGCAGTTTGTTATCAACTATGAAGAAGGCGCGGAGAATTGCGTGCTGCATGGTGACAAGGCGTCGGAGGCCTTTTTGTCTGAAATCGTCGGCGCGCCGGCGATCGAGGGCATGCGCCACCTGAATATGGAGTCCCTTTATGAGTACGGAGCACGCGCCGGTTTCTGGCGCTTGCACCGGGTGTTCACGGAACGCAATTTACCGGTGACCGTGTTCGGCGTGGCCATGGCGCTGGCACGCAACCCGCATGTCGTTGACGCCATGTGGGCAGCGAACTGGGAAATCGCGAGTCACGGCTACCGCTGGATAGACTACCAGCACGTGGATATCGACACGGAACGCGCGCACTTGCAGCAGGCGATTGGCATTCATCAAAACGTCACCGGCGAGCGCCCAACGGGTTGGTATCTCGGCCGTTGCAGCCCGAACAGCCACAGGCTGGTGGCGGAAGAGGGCGGATTTCTCTACAACGCCGATACCTATGCCGATGATCTGCCGTACTGGGACTACCAGTTCGATACGCCGCAACTGATGGTGCCGTACACGCTGGATGCCAACGACATGCGCTTCGGAACGGCCCAGGGATTCAACTCCGGCCAGCAGTTTTACGACTACCTGAAGGACAGCTTCGATACCCTCTACGCCGAAGGGGCTGACAAGCCGAAAATGATGTCTGTCGGTTTGCATTGCCGGCTGGCGGGTCGTCCCGGGCGTACCGCGGCGCTTGTGCGTTTTCTTGATTACGTTGCGAAGCATGCTGATGTCTGGGTTTGCCGGCGTATCGATATCGCTGAACACTGGCGCAGCAAACACCCGCCAACAAACGGTCCACGTTCATGA